CCCTTCAACCCAGGTACGCGGCGATCTCGAACCATCCTTCGTCGATCACCTTCAGCGCTCCAGGGGGACGCGCTGGCGGCCCAGGCGCGCGACGAGCGCCTCATAGCCGGCGTAGGACAGGGGCAGGAGCAGGGCGAAGAGAAGGGTGAGGGAGGGCAGGGCGGGATGGGCCAGGGGATCCCTCACATGTGAGGCCATGGCGCGCAGGAGGCGGCCCGGATCCGAGAGCACGTCCCAGCTGTTCCAGCGCTCCACGCGGCCCAGGTAGATGCCATAGCCACACAGGCCGGACGTGATGGCGACGAAGGCCCACGCCGCCGTGCGGCCCCAGCGCTCTTCCAGCCACCGCTTCCAGATGTCCAATGACAGCAGGCCCAGCAGCCACCCGGTGGCGGCGAACAGGGCCAGGAGCGCGGCGTCGAACCAGAGCGGAACCACGGGCCGCTGCTTCAGGTGGATGAAGTCGGTGACGAGATAGGGCGCGTTGGGAAACAGCGCGAGCCAGCCGAACGCCAGCGGGGCCAGCAGCCACGGACGGCCCAGGCCTCGGACCATGAGCCCGCGTGCGACGAGGGCCAGGGTGTACGGCGCCCAGGCCAGGAACAGGTTCCACGACAGGAAGGCGAAGCTGGCGCGCTCGCTCCAGTCGAGCCGCAGGGCCAGCAGGTCCACCGCGAGGATGCTGCACAGGATCGCGGGCAGCAGTCCGTGGCGGCTCGGGATGGAGGCGAAGGAGGAGTGCGGTCGGGACATGGTGGCGTGTGGCGACACAGCCGCGCACCGTGGCGGAATGGCCACGGTGCAACGGCTCCGGGAAGGGCGTGGAGACCCGGAGCGCCGTCAATGGAGCCCTCGGGCCTGGCCTTGAGCAATGCGCGGGCCAGTCAATGACCGGCGGCCCCGGCTGCGGCGCGAAGCGATTCCGGGCGAGACTGGAGGCACCCGTTTCCTCCTGCCAAGGTGAGTCATGGTCCACGCTCCTGTCCTGCTCGCGGCGCTCGTGCTCGCGGGCGCCGCACCCGCCCCGGATGAAGCCGCGCTGTGGAAGGCGATCTTCTCGCTGGAGCAGCCCGTCCCCGCGACCCGCGCCAGCGCGGAGGCCGCGCTGCTCACGGGAGGCGTCGCGGCCTACGGCGTCCTGTCGAAGGTCGCGCGGGTGGGAGGGATGGCGCAGGCCCTGGCCGCCACGGGCCCGGCCACGTCCTGTGGCCTCATCGCCGAGCAGCGCTTCCTGGGGAAGCGGACCGAGCACGGCTCATTGCCCGCGCGGGCGGCGGACCTGCTGGGACGGATGCTGGCGGAGGACGCGGCCCTCCGTCAGCGGGCGCAGCGCTCCGAGGATCCCTTCGACCGGGCCCTGGCGCTGGCGGCGTCGGCGCGAGCCCCCGCGACGCAGCCCGAGGCGCTGGCGGCCATGCGGTTGGAGCCGGTGCCGAGGCTGCGGCTGTGGGCGACCTCGTTCGCGGAGTGCTTCAAGCGCCAGGCGGAGAAGCGCGAAGACGGCT
This DNA window, taken from Corallococcus coralloides DSM 2259, encodes the following:
- a CDS encoding DUF1361 domain-containing protein yields the protein MSRPHSSFASIPSRHGLLPAILCSILAVDLLALRLDWSERASFAFLSWNLFLAWAPYTLALVARGLMVRGLGRPWLLAPLAFGWLALFPNAPYLVTDFIHLKQRPVVPLWFDAALLALFAATGWLLGLLSLDIWKRWLEERWGRTAAWAFVAITSGLCGYGIYLGRVERWNSWDVLSDPGRLLRAMASHVRDPLAHPALPSLTLLFALLLPLSYAGYEALVARLGRQRVPLER